From the genome of Setaria viridis chromosome 1, Setaria_viridis_v4.0, whole genome shotgun sequence:
CTTTTACCTCTTTCTCTGTAAATGGTGCTGTGAGGTTACTATTTTCATCTGCAGTCACCGAAGGTATTTCCATCTGCTGTGAGGATACTATTTTGTGATATCACCCACTATTCTACTATCTTCTTGTTCTAATTTAAAGATGCGTTATTTTTTATGATTGCCATTAGCGACCAAATGGAAATATTGGGTGTTGTCATCACCTTGCAATAGGTCTTTAGTTTTAGCTCTCTCGTACCATTTAATTTCCTCTTCCCTCGATAAGTGAACTAATCGTTCATTGAAGTAGTGTTTCATATTTAACTCATGGTCAAAGAGCACCCTTTTCTCAGCTATTTTATCTAAATCATCGATCATTAGGATtaattttttcttctccttttattATGGCCAGCTATATTTTTGACCCAGCCCTAAAAAATTGTCGAAGAGCTCTGATTTTATTCTGCCATATATCCATCGCAGTGGTTCCTTTGGTTTCGGATTGCCATTTATTAGCAACCAGATCATAGAAACCATCTCTAATAAGCCAGCCATATTCAAATTTAAATAATGGTTGTTGTTTGTTGTGGGAAGAAGTACCTGTGTTTAATGTCAAAGGTGTGTGATCTGAGTTACTTCTAACTTTGGTATGTACCGTTGTGAGAGGAAACTTATGTTCCCACTCTGCACTAACTAAAACCCTATCTAGTTTCTTAAAGGTTGGATCATCCCCGCTACTCACCTAAGTATATTGAGGATCCAACATTTCTATCTCTATGAGATCAAGAGTTTGAATGACCATGTTAAATAAATCTGGCCATTTTGCATCAAAGTTGTCCTTGTTTTTATTTTCAGGATGACGCATTATATTAAAATCCCCACCAATTATGTATGGTAAGGATTCTTTGTTACATATGTGGGCCATCTCAGTCAGGAAACTTTCCTTATGTTCCTTTTGAGCAGGGCCATAAACTACAAACAATGCCCACTTGTAGCCATCATTTTTATTTCAGAGTGTGAATTTAACATAAAAGTCCCCCTCATCAATGGATCCAATGTCAGACACTGTAAGGTCAACTTCAAGGAGAATGCCTCCAGATCGACCATGTGGTGCCATGCAATGCCAAATAAATTTTTTACCACCACAAAAATTTTTAAGGGTCCCATCTGGGAAGTGATCCTGACCCGTTTCCATGAGGGCAACGAAATCTATTTGCTCCTCTTTAACCAAATCCTCCAAGTACCCATGTTTAGCCAGGTCCGCAAGACCTCTGCTATTTTAGAAGATCCCTTTCATTTGAAACTTAGCTTAGATTAGATGGTGTTATTGGTTTTTTAGCCGATGAGGCTGccttattatttttttcctaaaattggattttttttcctacaGGGTGTAAATTTAATGTGGTCTAGACTCGTGCACACTCtcgtcaaaaaataaaaagatccAAAGTCAAGTCAAGTCAAGTCAACGACACAGCGTCCAGCGGTGCTCCCCTGCTGTTCCCGCACATCATCCATTGTGCCCCCCGAGCCCAGATCCACGTCGAGTCCCACCCAAAATCCTTCATTTCCTCTCACGCCTGTCGCTTGAGCTTCCCCAGTGGCCACGCCGCGCGCCATTGCTGAGCTTGCCGGACAGCTACCAGGACACATCGCTGTCGTGGTAGGTGACCACGCGGGCTCCGGCGCGGCAGGCAGCAGGTGACCAGCAAGCGCGACGGCCACACGCACATGTGAGGGAAGCTTCAGGCAGGGTGAGGACTGAGCACACAgttgattttattttcttttctttttgggtACAAACTTTGCTTGCGCTCTGAATTTCAGTTTTGTTATGCTGAATTGCTGGTTAATAAATACTTCAAATTTCCATGCTTCACAAGGTTTCATTCGTTAATGTACAAATTGCTAGATTGGGCAGGGAGTTGTACATACTTGTATGGTCAGGTACGAAAAGATGAACTAATCGTGTTTCTATTGAGATACGAAAAGAAGCATTTTTGCTAGTGTACATGTGTGATTTTAGGACATGTTAAGGTATCCAAGGTagtttggagtttggacagTGTAATGGGATGGTTGATATTACTATTGCCTCAAGGGATGGGAGGAacaattattaaaaaaaactgtTACGAGGGAGCAAATTATCACAAAGTACCATGATTGTTAATATGGTACCTAATTAGTGAAAAAGTTTCACTTGAATACTCTGATGATTACTTGATTCCAAAATGTAAACTTCGTAATTGCTATAGAGATTCTATATTAAAAATCATAGCTTTACTTTGGATTTGAAAAGTTGTAATTTTGTTGGCATGTAATGTCAAGACATTGGGTCGGGGTTGCCTTTTTATGTCGCTATATTCCTTATATGCATATGCTAATTAGGCTTAGGATAGAATAGCGTCCGCATTAAAAATTTTGTTTAGCTATCATGTATTAATTCGAAGgagaaaatataattcattttGTACGAAAACCGAACGTTACTAGTCAATGAGTCTAGGATTTGTCCGATCAAGCAAAAGGTTGCGGTTAATTGTTGCCTAAATTATTGATAAATATTATTAAATAAAAGATTTCAAATttattaaataaaatatttcaaATTTATTAAATAAAAGATtgtaaattttaaattttgatatGTTTAGGGAGCGAAAGGATGTTATTGAGCTCTGGAAACAAAATTCTTAATGGCAGCATGTTTGGCCATTGACTTGTCGGAGTGACCCGCCTCCTACCTACCGCGACCAAGTCCCGTCCAGGAACGGCGTTTTTGTTTCCGTCAGTTCAGTTGGCATCTAAACTGAAGAAAGGTTGGAGACTTCGAGTCAAGCCAACTCCTGTATCACCCAAGATTCATTCATCTCCCACTCCGGCTGTTCCAGGTCACTCTTCTTAGCCTACTCCTTTTTCTCATTGGTTTTTCAGATGCTTCTGGTATAAATTGTGCTGGTCTGTAGACTGTATTAGTGTCCCAGATGAAGTGTCACCATTAATCAATCCAACCCGTAAGGACATTTGTATGCTCCAATACATCTGAAAGCTTGTACCTTTTAGATCTGCATTCTGATTTGAGAAGAACTTGGTGTTGAGCCATTTGCCATGTCCTGTTCGAGgacggccttgtttagttcccaatttgggagtgctaaagttgggagtttgttataaatgtgcaactgtagcatttcgtttgtatttgtgaattattgtccaaacattgactaattaggctcaaaagattcgtctcgcaaaatacaacaaaactgtgcaattagtttttgatttcatctacatttaatactccatgcatgtatcgcaagtttgatgtgatggggaatcttctttttgcatagtgtcaaatttgggattttgggggaaactaaacatggccaaAGAAATTCTAGAATCCCCCGCAGCAACTGTGCTGAAGCCGGCTGCTCAGCCTTGACGAAATCCCCCAAATCCGGCGCCCTCCCGCTCTCCCCCTTCACCTCCGGCCTCTCTTGGTTGGACTATAGTGAGCGCCGTACGAACACAGCCCCCGCGTCGCCTCCCGCTCGGGCGACACGGGCGGCGGCCcgaccacctcgccgccgccactccccccTACACTccacctcgccgctgccggaggGTGCCGCCGGAAGCCCGCGTGGCCCCTAGGAAGATGGCGGCGGGGCGATTTCGCCCGGTCTTGGCTGCATCTGCCCGTATCTGGGCGGGAGACACCGGGAGGCGGCCATGGCACGCGTAGGGCAGCGAGCTCGTGCCGGCGCGGCAGGGCTGggggccgcggtggcggcgcggcggcgcagagcgAGGAAGCggcccggcggccgcgggcgtggCAAGCACCTGTggggccgcggtggcggcgcagggtgaggaggcggcccggcggccgcggccgcggccgtgacGAGCAGGCGGGCGGGCTCCGGAgccgggcgagcgggcggcagcggtgggCGCGAGGCAAGGTGCCGACCCACGCTCgacccggcggcggctgggTGTGGAGGCCGCGCGGAATTTCATCTTTTACCTTTTGCGTGGAACGTGCAGATTTTTCCCTTAAATTTCGGCTGAAACTCATACTGAACTTCTTGGTGTAAGGATGTGGCATTCTAGATTTACTCTAATTGAAACATTCATATTATTTAAAAAAAGCATATGTTTATGAGATCCAATCCTGAAGCCGCTAGGAAGATTTTTCTTGAAATCTGAATATCCCACAGTTTGCTGGGATTCGTACTGGGGTATTCTCCATAGCCTACATCTGAATGAAGCAGTACATCAGACTGGCCGGTATTCTGGTCAATCAGCTCAGAATACTGCCCTTATAGTCAAAGATGAAGGAGCGAGCATAGGCCTGTGATTTGCTATGCTTGAGATGGTTGCTTTCTTTAATGTGCTAATTGGTAATTGTTGACATGGGTGTATCACTTATCATTTTACATGTATGGGTTTATGCAACTGGGTGTCTTCTGCTTGTTTCTGCTAATTACTGCATTATGTAACACTCTCCGTTCTTCTGTTGTACAGCACTGAACTAATGGCAGAGGCATTGCTCCTTGCAATCTCAAAGATTGGTACCGTTCTTGGAGATGAAATCATCGATGCTGTCATAGCTGAACTATCTGCAAAAGTAACCAAGCTGAGGGATCTGCCGGAGAATATTAAGTACATTGGGAGGGAATTGCGTATGATGAACAGTGTGATAGAAGGTTTTGATACAACAAACCTTGGTATTAATGTCGTTCATCAATGGATTGCGGAGCTGTGCAATCTGTCTTTCCATGTTGAGGATGTAATGGACAAATACTCATATCATGCTTTTCATCTGCGGGAAGAAAAGTCATTCCACAAGGTATATAGAGGAGCACACTATGCCACGGTTTTCAGTGAACTTGCTGATGAAGTAGTTAAGATAAAGTGTGAGATTGAGCAAGTCAAAAAACTTCTGAAGGACTATTTCCATGATAATCTGCTTCTTCCGAGAAGTCGAATTGCAACTGATCAAAGAGTATCTCAGGGTTGCCTGCCAGAACTTGTTCAAGACGACGATCTTGTGGGAATAAAGGTCAACCAATCAAACATGATTGGATGGCTTAACTCCAATGCGCCAGATAGCTCAGTGATAACGGTTTCAGGTATGGGCGGATTGGGGAAGACCACTTTGGTCTTGAATGTTTATGACCGAGAGATGACAAATTTCCCTGTCCATGCGTGGATTACAGTATCAAAGTCATACACAATAGATGCCTTGCTGAGGAAACTGCTCAAGGAGATTGACAAAGAGATTCCATTAACTGAAATTGACAAAATGAATGCCATTACGTTGAGGCAAGAAATAAGGAAGAAGCTTGAAGGTGGTAAGAAATGTATGGTTGTGTTGGATGATGTCTGGGACAGGGAAGTGTACCTTAAAATGGAAGATATTTTCAAAAATCTCAAAGCAAGCCATGTGATCATTACAACACGGAATGACGATGTTGCATCTCTTGCATCGTCCACCGAACGGCACCTTCAGCTCCAACCTTTGAACAGCGATGACGCATTCAACCTCTTCGGTAGAAGGGCATTCAGTAATAGAATAGACAAGAAGTGTCCCCCGGAGCTCAAGAATGTAGCTGATTCAATAGTCAACAAGTGCAAGGGCTTGCCCCTAGCAATTATATCCATGGGCAGCCTTATGTCCACAAAGAAACCAATAGAGCATGCATGGAATCAAGTTTACAACCAATTCCAGAGCGAGCTACTGAATACAGGCGATGTCCAGGCAATTCTAAACCTGAGCTACAATGACCTACCAGGGAACATAAGAAATTGTTTTCTATACTGCAGCCTATTTCCTGAAGACTACATTATGTCACGTGAGACCCTTGTCAGGCAGTGGGTTGCTGAAGGATTTGTAGTGGCCAACCAACACAACAAACTGGAGGATGTAGCCGAATTAAATCTCATGAAGCTCATCACTAGGAACATGCTGCAGGTGGTGGATTATGATGAGGTTGGAAGAGTAAGCACCTGTAAGATGCATGACATTGTGCGAGACCTAGCTCTTACTGCTGCTAAGGATGAGAAGTTTGGCTCTGCAAATGATCAAGGTGCAATGATACAGATTGACAAGGAAGTGCGCCGTCTTTCATTATATGGATGGAATGATAGTGACACATCAATGGTGACCTTCCCATGCCTCCGGACCCTGTTGTTACTTGAAGGTGTAATGTCCACTCAGATGTGGAAGTCAATCTTATCTAAATCCAGCTATCTTACTGTTCTTGAGCTTCAAGATTCTGAAATAACCGAAGTGCCAGCATCTATAGGGGATCTGTTTAATCTACGTTACGTTGGCTTGCGAAGAACAAGAGTTAAGTCACTCCCAGAGACTATTGAGAAGCTGTCCAACCTACAGTCATTGGATATCAAACAAACCCGAATTGAGAAGCTACCACGAAGCATAGTTAAGGTCAAGAAGCTGCGTCATCTGTTTGCTGATAGAATTATAGATGAGAAGCAGGAAGATTTCAAGTACTTTATCGGTGTACAACCACCAAAGGATCTTTCTAATTTGATAGAACTCCTGACTCTTGAAACAGTGGAAGCCAGTGATGACTTGGCAGCACAACTGGACAAACTTAGGAAACTGCAGAGTCTGTGGATTAGCAATGTAAGTGCTATGCATTCTCCAAAGCTTTTTGCTGCCTTATCCAAGATGCTACTTCTTTCAAGCTTGCTTTTGAACGCAAGTGATGAGGAGCAGACGCTTCGCCTGGATGACCTCAACCCACAGTCAAAACATCTCCACAGGCTGATTATCAGAGGTTGCTTGGCCCCTGGGACGCTGGAATGCTCTATATTTCACAGCTATGGGAGAAACCTCAAATACTTGGCTCTAAGCTGGTCTGGTCTTCTGGAAGACCCACTCCAAATGCTTGCGCTTCATGTGCCAAACCTCACCTATCTGAGCCTTAATAAGGTGACCAGCGCAGAGAACTTGGCTATTTCTGAAGATTGCTTCCCACAGCTAAAGACGCTTGTGATGAAGAACATTCTCAATGTCAATCAGCTTACAATTGGAGACAGGGCTCTTCCAAATATTGAATGTTTATATATTGTGGCGCTACCCAAGCTGGATAAAGTTCCATGTGGCATCGAATCCCTCAGCTCACTAAAGAAGCTGTGCCTGCTTAATCTGCATAAGAATTTCATAACTCAGTGGTTCAGGAATGGAATGGACAAGAAGATGTCAGATGTTCTCGAGCTTCACATCTAGGAAGTGACAGTTTAGTTCTTCCTGCAATAATATTCCTGACTATATTTGGTGGACCTGCGCTTTACGTCTTTACAACGTCATGCATCCACTCAATTTCAATAAAGTTCTTGACTCTGCTAGTAGGCTAGTAGCTATATATTTCCAAACTGTCTTCAGGCTTCTTTTTCCTTGTATGCGTCTCCTTGGTTGTAAGAGA
Proteins encoded in this window:
- the LOC117839672 gene encoding disease resistance protein RPM1; protein product: MAEALLLAISKIGTVLGDEIIDAVIAELSAKVTKLRDLPENIKYIGRELRMMNSVIEGFDTTNLGINVVHQWIAELCNLSFHVEDVMDKYSYHAFHLREEKSFHKVYRGAHYATVFSELADEVVKIKCEIEQVKKLLKDYFHDNLLLPRSRIATDQRVSQGCLPELVQDDDLVGIKVNQSNMIGWLNSNAPDSSVITVSGMGGLGKTTLVLNVYDREMTNFPVHAWITVSKSYTIDALLRKLLKEIDKEIPLTEIDKMNAITLRQEIRKKLEGGKKCMVVLDDVWDREVYLKMEDIFKNLKASHVIITTRNDDVASLASSTERHLQLQPLNSDDAFNLFGRRAFSNRIDKKCPPELKNVADSIVNKCKGLPLAIISMGSLMSTKKPIEHAWNQVYNQFQSELLNTGDVQAILNLSYNDLPGNIRNCFLYCSLFPEDYIMSRETLVRQWVAEGFVVANQHNKLEDVAELNLMKLITRNMLQVVDYDEVGRVSTCKMHDIVRDLALTAAKDEKFGSANDQGAMIQIDKEVRRLSLYGWNDSDTSMVTFPCLRTLLLLEGVMSTQMWKSILSKSSYLTVLELQDSEITEVPASIGDLFNLRYVGLRRTRVKSLPETIEKLSNLQSLDIKQTRIEKLPRSIVKVKKLRHLFADRIIDEKQEDFKYFIGVQPPKDLSNLIELLTLETVEASDDLAAQLDKLRKLQSLWISNVSAMHSPKLFAALSKMLLLSSLLLNASDEEQTLRLDDLNPQSKHLHRLIIRGCLAPGTLECSIFHSYGRNLKYLALSWSGLLEDPLQMLALHVPNLTYLSLNKVTSAENLAISEDCFPQLKTLVMKNILNVNQLTIGDRALPNIECLYIVALPKLDKVPCGIESLSSLKKLCLLNLHKNFITQWFRNGMDKKMSDVLELHI